The Pseudomonas viciae genomic interval TGAAGGCGTCGGGGGAAGCGGTGTAGAAATCGATACGCGGTTGCATGGTGAGCTCCAAACAATGAGGTGTGGGGCTACGTTAGCCTTGCGCTGGCGTGGGACAAATAGCCAATTGTTGGGAAGTTCGGGTGGCCAATGGGGGCCGATGCCTACCTCCTGGGAATGAACACCTCGCCACAGGGTGGACACTTCAAGAGGTACGTCAGGCCCGGCTACGCAGCCATTGCAAAAAGCGCTTCTTGGCAACCGGCTTGGGGAGCTCGCGTGTCAGGTTCTGGGCCAGGTGCATGCGCACGTCCAGCAGGTTTTTCATGGCGTCGTTGATGTCGCGACGGGCGTCGAGACAAGGTTTGAGGTAGCTGTTTTCGATGCGATAAAGGGTGCAGAACGTCTTGGCCGAAAAGCTCGCCAGCGCAGCCTGCCCGGCGACGATCCCGGCTTCGCCGATCACCTCTCCCGGCCCCATGCGCCCGCCTTCGAACGGCTGGCCATTGCGCACAAGGCTCACGCTGACCACGCCGGACTCGATGATGAACAGATGATCGCTGACCTCCCCGGCTGCCAGGATCACATCACCGGCGCGGAAGGTTTGCAGGGTCATGTTCTGGCTGAAGGTTTCCTTTTCATCCTGGCGCAAGGTGGAGAAAATGTTCGAGCTTTCCAGCAACGCCCGGGGCCGCGACGCTCCATTGGCCGTGGCACTTTCGCTGGTGGACAGCAGGCTCACACCCGATGCCTGCAAATGCCGGAAAGCCAGGTCGAACAGCTGGTTGCGCACCTCGCGTTTCTGGGCCCTGGAGGCGACGAACCCGCTGATCTCGTATTCGGCCCCGCCGCTACCGCTGCTTTTGAGCGTCACACAGGGTGCCGGGTTGGTGAGCAAGGTACGACAGCCGATCATGGCCCGCTCCAGGGCATCGATCACGGTTTGGGGTCGCGCATGGGGGCTGACCTGGACGCTGATGGACAAGCCATGGACATCGCTGGGCCGGCTGAAATTGATGACCTTGGCCTTGGCCGCCAGTGAGTTGGGAATCACCGCCATGCTGCCCTGGGCAGTCTGCAGTCGCGTGGCCCGCCAGTCGATGTCGGTGACCCGGCCTTCGGTGCCATCGATGGAAATCCAGTCATCGAGCTGATAAGGCTTGGTGGTGTTGAGCACGATCCCGGAGAACACGTCGCTGAGGGTGCTCTGCAAAGCCAGGCCGACGATGATCGCCATCGCGCCGGAGGTCGCCAGCACCCCCTTGACCGGCAGGTCCAGCACATAAGCCAGTGCCGCGATGACCGCGATCAGAAAAATCACCGCGCCCAGCAAATCCTGCAACAGTCGCCCGGTATGGCCGACCCGCTGCATCATCGCCGCGCCGATCATCACCGTCAGGGTCCGCGCGGCGAACAACCACCAGGCGATCTGCAAGCCGGTGGCCGCGAGGTGGCGTGGCACATCGTCGACCCACTGCGCCGGCTGCATGGGGTTGAGTCCTTCGTTGAACAGCAGCACGCTGAACAACGAAAAAATCAGCAGCCGTGCGCCGATTTTCCAATAGGTCCGATCCGCACTGACCAGGCGCCACATCAGTAGGTCGAGCACAAGCAACACCAGGGCACAGAGCAGCGGGTGCTCGGAGATCAGAGACAGCATCGGCACAGCTCCAGAAAGGCCATTGGCGAAGATTGGCACAGATTGAACACGGCGTGGAGCTCACCACAAAAACCTTGTGGGAGCGAGCTTGCTCGCGATGGCAGTGTATCAATCAATGATGCATCGACTGCCAGACCGCTATCGCGAGCAAGCTCGCTCCCACAGGGATTGTGTCGCCTCAGTCATCCATCCGCCCAAAGCGCCCGGCGTGGAAATCGTCGAAGGCCTGGTGGATTTCCTGCTCGCTGTTCATCACGAACGGACCATGGCCGACGATGGGTTCGTCGATGGGCTCGCCGCTGAGCAGTAGCACCACTGCATCGTTATTGGCTTGCAGGCTCAATTGGTCGCCGGCGCGGTCGAACAGCGCCAGCTGCCCGGCCTCGACCCGCTCGCGACCATTGGCCTGGACCGAGCCGCGCAGCACCACCAAGGCGGTGTTGTGACCTTCATGCAGGTCGAGGGTGAGGTTTTTCCCGGCATTCAGGCGGATGTCCCAGACGTCGATGGGCGTGAAGGTCTTCGCGGGGCCGTGCTGCCCTTCGAAGGTCCCGGCAATCAGGCGCAGGCTGCCGGCGTTGTCCTTCAGGGCGATGTTCGGAATGTCGCCCTTGAGGATCGTCTGGTAGCCGGCCGGGGCCATTTTGTCCTTGGCCGGCAGGTTGACCCACAGTTGGACCATCTCCATGAACCCACCCTGGCGGGCAAAGGCTTCGGAGTGGAACTCTTCGTGGATGATCCCCGACGCGGCGGTCATCCATTGCACATCGCCAGGGCCGATCTTGCCGCCGCTGCCGGTGGAATCCCGGTGTTCCAGTTCGCCCTGATAGACGATGGTCACGGTTTCGAAGCCGCGATGCGGGTGTTGGCCGACGCCCCGGCGCTCGGTAGTGGGTGTGAATTCGCTGGGGGCCGCGTGATCCAGCAGCAGGAACGGGCTGATGTGCTTGCCCAGGTTGTCGTAGGAAAACAGCGTACGGACCGGAAAACCGTCGCCGACCCAATGGGGCCGTGGGCTGGTGTAGAGGCCGATGATGTTTTTCATGCTGTGTCTCCAAATCGGGTCTTGCGATTAATGGACACAGAATAAAACCGACACCTTTAGAGCACTAGACTGCAAAAACCGGCCTTAGCGTTCTATCCAGGGAACGATAAAACGAAACCGGTGGGAGCGGGCTTGCTCGCTCCCACAAGTGGCGTCACAGATGATTGCGCTTGGAGAACTCCGACAGCCCCACCAACGATTTCAATCCAAGCTTTTCCAACAGGCGGGTCTTGTAGGTGCTGACGGTTTTTGGACTCAGGAACAGGTTTTCGGCGATGTCCTTGCCGCGCATGCCCATGGACAGCATGCGCAGAATGGATAGCTCGCGGGTGGAGAGGCTCTCCAGCGCCTGCTGTTCGGAGCGCTGTTGAAAATCCAGCCTGACGGACATTTGCGGAAAATAGGCGTAACCGGACTTCAACGCATGAATGGCCTTGATCAGCTCCTTCAAGTCGCTTTTCTTGGTCACAAAGCCCCTGGCGCCGGCCGAGATGCAACGATTGCAGAAGTGCTGCGCATCCTGGGAAGTGAACACCAGCACGCCACACTCAGGAAACTGGGCGATGATCCAGACCAACAGGTCCAGGCCATCGAAACCGTTCATCACCAGGTCGAGGATCACCAGGTCTGGCGTACCTTCCTTGATGAGGGCCCTGGCATCGGCGGTGCCGCTGGCATCCCTGACGCGGGTGAACCCTTCATTCTGACAAATGAGCCGCAATGCTCCTCGTATGACAGGGTGGTCATCCACGATCAATACGTCTTTCAAGGCAGTTCCCCAGGTCAATACAAACGGCGTCGATGCCATGCCTGCACCGGACTTTTGCACAAGCGCCAAGCGGTGCCACCTGTCAGGTTCGACAGTGTAGACCAACGGTGAATCAACCTCCGCGCCCCTGCCTGAGGGGACGCGTCCAAGGTTGCAGTGACTCGCTGACCGGGGGATCAACCCGCTCCATCAGGCGTCCCAATGAAGTGAGGTCAGGCAGTTGAGCATCGTTCAGATACAGGTTTGATCGACGCACAGCAGACAGGCCGACCTGCTGAGCGTCGTAGATCATTGCGTAGCGAACCTGGGGGTTATCGAGCATGAAATCGTGCAGGTCCAACGCCCCGTTCGCCAGCCCGGCATGGACGACGACCAGGTCGAAGGGTTCGCTGCCGTACTCCACCAGCGCCAGCAACTCCTGCACATCACTCACGGGGGCGATTCGGAAATAGCCCAGTTGATTGAACAGGCGTTCAAGTTTCATCCGATGATAATGCTGTGTGTCGGCAATCAGGATACGTAGTGTTTTATTCGGCATGGCAGGCTTCCAGGAGCAACGCGACAGGTATGAAG includes:
- a CDS encoding mechanosensitive ion channel family protein, which translates into the protein MLSLISEHPLLCALVLLVLDLLMWRLVSADRTYWKIGARLLIFSLFSVLLFNEGLNPMQPAQWVDDVPRHLAATGLQIAWWLFAARTLTVMIGAAMMQRVGHTGRLLQDLLGAVIFLIAVIAALAYVLDLPVKGVLATSGAMAIIVGLALQSTLSDVFSGIVLNTTKPYQLDDWISIDGTEGRVTDIDWRATRLQTAQGSMAVIPNSLAAKAKVINFSRPSDVHGLSISVQVSPHARPQTVIDALERAMIGCRTLLTNPAPCVTLKSSGSGGAEYEISGFVASRAQKREVRNQLFDLAFRHLQASGVSLLSTSESATANGASRPRALLESSNIFSTLRQDEKETFSQNMTLQTFRAGDVILAAGEVSDHLFIIESGVVSVSLVRNGQPFEGGRMGPGEVIGEAGIVAGQAALASFSAKTFCTLYRIENSYLKPCLDARRDINDAMKNLLDVRMHLAQNLTRELPKPVAKKRFLQWLRSRA
- a CDS encoding pirin family protein, coding for MKNIIGLYTSPRPHWVGDGFPVRTLFSYDNLGKHISPFLLLDHAAPSEFTPTTERRGVGQHPHRGFETVTIVYQGELEHRDSTGSGGKIGPGDVQWMTAASGIIHEEFHSEAFARQGGFMEMVQLWVNLPAKDKMAPAGYQTILKGDIPNIALKDNAGSLRLIAGTFEGQHGPAKTFTPIDVWDIRLNAGKNLTLDLHEGHNTALVVLRGSVQANGRERVEAGQLALFDRAGDQLSLQANNDAVVLLLSGEPIDEPIVGHGPFVMNSEQEIHQAFDDFHAGRFGRMDD
- a CDS encoding response regulator transcription factor, translating into MASTPFVLTWGTALKDVLIVDDHPVIRGALRLICQNEGFTRVRDASGTADARALIKEGTPDLVILDLVMNGFDGLDLLVWIIAQFPECGVLVFTSQDAQHFCNRCISAGARGFVTKKSDLKELIKAIHALKSGYAYFPQMSVRLDFQQRSEQQALESLSTRELSILRMLSMGMRGKDIAENLFLSPKTVSTYKTRLLEKLGLKSLVGLSEFSKRNHL
- a CDS encoding response regulator, with amino-acid sequence MPNKTLRILIADTQHYHRMKLERLFNQLGYFRIAPVSDVQELLALVEYGSEPFDLVVVHAGLANGALDLHDFMLDNPQVRYAMIYDAQQVGLSAVRRSNLYLNDAQLPDLTSLGRLMERVDPPVSESLQPWTRPLRQGRGG